One segment of Triticum aestivum cultivar Chinese Spring chromosome 2A, IWGSC CS RefSeq v2.1, whole genome shotgun sequence DNA contains the following:
- the LOC123191040 gene encoding uncharacterized protein, with protein MSRSGALAVLLLLVLAARAAAAIKPLEEQPQGGKWADQLTAGAAITPSEEQPQDGKPAGHLTAGAAIEPSEEQPQHGKRADHVAARAAIMPSEEQPQDGKQAGHLTARAAIQPSEEQPQGGMRAGHLTAAKGLLEEEPAARLAYVRTEEKKDSEDAATMPLEGMKPGGGVAIQQGGDPGTVPSGSGEHAKEESGEHGKEGSSSTSKEGEKSAKSCLTKEECHKKRLLCGKGCTLSAHAKCAAKCSKSCIATC; from the coding sequence ATGTCTCGCTCTGGGGCCCTCGCGGTGCTGTTGCTCCTGGTGCTCGCCGCCAGGGCGGCCGCGGCGATCAAGCCATTGGAGGAGCAGCCGCAGGGCGGCAAGTGGGCGGACCAGCTCACGGCGGGAGCGGCGATCACGCCGTCGGAGGAGCAGCCGCAGGACGGCAAACCGGCGGGCCACCTCACGGCGGGAGCGGCAATCGAGCCATCGGAGGAGCAGCCGCAGCACGGCAAGCGGGCGGACCACGTCGCGGCGAGAGCGGCGATCATGCCATCGGAGGAGCAGCCGCAGGACGGCAAGCAGGCGGGCCACCTCACGGCGAGGGCGGCGATCCAGCCATCGGAGGAGCAGCCGCAGGGCGGCATGCGGGCGGGCCACCTCACGGCTGCCAAGGGCCTGCTGGAGGAGGAGCCCGCCGCGCGGCTGGCGTACGTCCGGACGGAGGAGAAGAAGGACAGCGAGGACGCGGCGACGATGCCGTTGGAGGGGATGAAGCCCGGCGGCGGCGTGGCGATCCAGCAGGGCGGCGACCCGGGCACGGTGCCGTCGGGGAGCGGCGAGCACGCGAAGGAGGAGAGCGGCGAGCACGGCAAGGAGGGGAGCAGCAGCACCAGCAAGGAGGGGGAGAAGTCGGCCAAGAGCTGCCTGACCAAGGAGGAGTGCCACAAGAAGCGGCTGCTGTGCGGCAAGGGCTGCACCCTCTCCGCCCACGCCAAGTGCGCCGCCAAGTGCTCCAAGTCCTGCATCGCCACCTGCTAg